The Thermasporomyces composti region CACATGGAGTCGCGCGCCAGGTGGGACCTGCGGCCCTGTCACCGGTGACGGGTGTGAGATGCGTCGAAAACACCGCCGCGCCATGGCGCGTGGCAGGCCACGTGGCGCATGCTGTGTACGACACATGCTGTGTACGGCGCATGCTGTGTGCGGCACAGTGCTCGCCCCGTCGGACGCGTTCCGGGAGCAGACGATGGCTGAGAGTCACTCGACGACTAGGAGCGGGCAGATTCGGGTGTTCGTGCTCGACGACCACGAGGTCGTCCGGCGTGGAGTGCGGGATCTCTTGGACGCGGAGCCGGACATCACCGTGGTCGGCGAAGCGGAAACCGCCCAGCAGGCGCTGGCCCGGATTCCGGCGCTACGCCCGAACGTCGCGGTCCTCGATGTCAGACTCCCCGACGGTGACGGGGTGAGTGTCTGCCGGGATCTGCGGTCCACCATGCCGGAGCTGGCGTGCCTCATGCTCACGTCGTTCGACGACGAGGACGCGCTGTTGGACGCGATCATGGCAGGAGCCGCGGGCTATGTGCTGAAGCAGATCAAGGGCGCGGACCTCGTCACCGCCGTGCGCACGGTGGCGTCTGGCCAGTCGATGCTCGACCCGAGCGCGACCGCGAGGGTCATGGCGAGGCTGCGCGGTGAGAAGCCGGACGAACCGGAGCCGGACGCGCTCGCGCAGCTCACCACGCGCGAACGCGAGATTCTCGAGCTCATTGGAGAGGGTCTGACGAACCGGGAGATCGGCCAGCGTCTCTTCCTCGCCGAGAAGACGGTGAAGAACTACGTCTCGCGGCTGCTCGCCAAGCTCGGTGTCGAGCGTCGGATCCAGGCGGCGCTCCTGGCTACCGAGCTCAGCGGACGTTGACGTGTGGAGGCACCGCTCGTGACGCACCGTCGCGATGGTGTGACGCGCAGCGTTGGGCAGCTCGCAGCGCACTCATGTGGATTGCTTCACACGTGTCTCGGGCTGGTCCGACGTCGAGGTAGCGACTCGGTACCGTGAGGCTGGAGTCCGCGCGGCGACGACCAGCACCCCCAAGGAGGCGGTGTGAAGAGCGACATCGGTGTCAGCGAGCGGTTGCGCCACCTGCGGCTCGACCAGCTGCTGGACGAACTCCGCGTCCGGATCGACGCCGCTCGTGGCACCCGCGACCGGATGCGCGGCCTGCTCGAAGCAGTCCTGTCCGTCGGTCGCGACCTGGAGCTGAACGACGTCCTCCACCGCATCGTCGAAGCGGCGGCGGAGCTCGTGGACGCGCAGTACGGAGCCCTGGGTGTCCTCGACCCGGCCGGCGACCGCATCGTGTCCTTCGTGTTCACCGGCCTGTCCGACGAGGAGGCCGCCGCGATCGGCCGGTACCCCTCAGGACACGGCGTCTTGGGCGAGCTGATCCGCCAGCAGGTGCCACTGCGGCTCGACGACGTCCGCAGCCATCCCGCCTCGTCCGGCTTCCCGCCTGGTCATCCGCCCATGCGGAGCTTCCTCGGTGTGCCCGTCCGGGTGCACGGCAAGGCGTTCGGCAACCTCTACCTCGCTGAGAAGCGCGGGGGCGTGCCGTTTGACGAGGAGGACGAGGCGGTCCTCAGCACGCTCGCGGTGGCGGCGGGGGTCGCGATCGACAACGCACGGCTCTACGAGACCGTCACCATGCGCGAGAGGTGGCTCGCCGCGAGTGGTGAGGTGACGAGGAGCCTGCTCTCCGGCGCTCCTCGCGCGGAGGTGCTGGAGCTGATCGCGGAACGCGCGCTCGGCATCACGACCGCGGACCTGGCACTCGTCGCCATGCCGATGGGCGAGGCCGACGCCTTGACGGTGGAGCTCGCGATCGGCCGGGATGCGGACGAGCTGCGTGGTCGAGTGGTTCCGATCGGTGACGGGCTGTTGGGTGAGGCGTACTCGAGTAAGGCGCCCGTCACAGTGGACGATCTCCAGCAGGAGTCGGGTGCGACGACGGAAGGGCTCCCGCTCGACGGGTTCGGCCCCGCGCTGGCGGTGCCGATCGGAACGGGGGAGCGCGTCGACGGTGTGCTCCTGCTGGCCCGAGACACGGCCGCACAGCCCTTCCTCGTCGAGCACATCGAGCCGCTCGAGCACTTCGCGGGGCAAGCGGCCGTCGCCCTGGAGCTCGCCGAACGGCGCCGGGACAGCGAGCAGATCGCGATCCTGGAGGACCGGGATCGAATCGCGAGGGACCTCCACGACTTGGCGATTCAGCGTCTCTTCGCGACCGGAATGACGCTGCAGAGCGCGGCCCGCCTCATCGACCACCCCGGGGCGGTGGAGCGTGTGCAGCGGGCGGTCGACGACCTCGATGAGACGATCAAGATCATTCGTTCCACCATCTTCGGCTTGCGTGCGCGTGAGCAGGGCGGCGACCAAGGGCTGCGCGCTCGCGCGGTCCGTGCCGTCCAGGACGCGTCGAGCGTCCTCGGGTTCGCGCCCTCGCTGCGGTTGGAAGGACTGCTGGATACCCAGGTGTCCCGGGCGGTGGCCGACCACACGCTCGCCGTGTTGGGCGAGGCGCTGACCAACGTCGCCCGGCACGCGAAGGCGAGCCACGTCGACGTGAGCCTGCGGGCGACCGCCGAGGAGGTCGTCCTCACCGTCGCCGATGACGGCGTGGGCATGTCACCGAACGGTCGCCGCAGCGGCCTGCGCAACATCGCCCAGCGAGCCGAGGAGCTGGGTGGGACGCTGGAGCTGGACAGCGCGCCTGGTCAAGGCACTCGGCTCACCTGGCGGGTGCCGATCGGCGGCTGAAAGGGGTCAGAGGCGAGACGGTGTGAGCGGGTTCCCGCCCTCGAGTCGCTCGCGGGCGCCCTCACGTGGCGGCTCGAGGGGGTAGATCTCTCGGCCGCTGACCAGCTCAGCCTCGATCCGCACGAACATGTCGTCGGGCGTCGGGGCCCAGGACGTGGGGCCCGTGCGGCGAAGACGCTCCTGCTCGACAGGGTCGGTGACGATGAAGGCGCGCCCCGTCACGACCACGCTCCAACCGCAGTGGCGGTGCGTGTCGAACGCGTCGGCCTCGAACGCCACGACCACCCCGTCGACAGCCCGGGCGAAGCGGGAGGTCCCGGCGGTGCGAATGACGACGGCGAAGTCGTCGTCGAGCGAGAAGTTGACGGGCAGGACGGCCGGGAGCGCCCGGTGGGTGTAGACGATCCGGCCGATGGGCACGCTGGGGAGTCGACGCAGGCACTCGTGCCGATCCAACTCGCGGATACCGTTGCGATGGCGCATTGCTCCATCGTCGACGGCCCGGACCGGCATCGCCTAGGGCCGGTGGTCCCATCGTGGGACTGCTCGATCTGGCGGTCGGCTCGGACCTGGCGACGCGAAGCGTCGCCAGGTGCCTCGTCCCGGTCAGCGGTAGGAGTTGGCCTGCAGGGAGTACAGCTCGGCGTAGAGGCCGGATCGGGCCATGAGCTCGTCGTGCCGACCCCACTCCCTGACCCGTCCGTCATCGACGACGACGATGAGGTCGGCGGACCGCACTGTCGAGAACCGATGCGACACCAAGACGGTGATGCGCCCGTCCTCCGTGCCCGATCGGCTGGCCTCGGCGTAGCGCTCGAACAGCGCGTGCTCGGTCGGCGCGTCAAGGCTCGCCGTCGGTTCGTCGAAGAACACCACGAGCGGTCGGTCGCGCATGAGCGCTCGGCCGAGTGCGAGCTTCTGCCACTGGCCTGTGGACAGGTCCACCCCGTCCGGCCAGCTGGCGCCGAGCTGGGTGTCCCCACCCGTGGGCAGGGCTGGCAGGACGTCGGTCGCGCCGGCCCGCTCGAGCGCGGCCTCGACCGCGGAGACGTCATCCAGGCGGGGAAGGTCTCCCACGCCGACGGTCTGCCTGGCGAGGAACTCGAAGCGGGTGAAGTCCTGGAACGCCGCGGACAAACGCGCTCGCCAGGCAAGGGGGTCGATGTCGCGCAGGTCGACACCGTCGACGAGGATGCGGCCCTCCGTGGGCTCGTACATGCGGCTGAGCAGTTTGACGAGCGTCGTCTTCCCCGCGCCGTTCTCTCCCACGAGCGCGACCACGCTGCCCGCGGGGATGTGGAGCGTCACGTCCCGGAGGGCCCAGGAGCCGGTTCCGGGATACCGGAACGACACCCCCTCGAACCGTATCCCGTCGGACAGCCGCTCCGGCGCGGGCTGATCGCCCCGACGGCGAGCTGTGACCTCCCTCGCGTAGTCCTTCAGCCACAGCAGGCGTCCAGCGGCGCGGAGGACGCGACCGAGGCCCGCGATGCTGTAGGCGGGTCCAAGGACTTGGTTCTGGACACGCTGGCACACGATGACGGCGGTGATCACCTCCCCCGCGCTCGCCGCGCCTCGCGTCGCCTGCCACAGGACGAATCCCACCGCGAGCGCGAACCCGATCGCGAAGGACAAGGAGCGCAGGGTCCCCGTCAAGGTCTCCTTGGCGGTCGCTCGGTGGAGCGGCCGGCGCGCTGTGGCCCACGCCGCGTCGAGGCGCGACAAGATCTCGCGCTGCAAGCCGAAGACACGCATCTCCATGGCGGCCTCGCGGTCAGTCGTCAGGTGACGCAGGTGTCGTGCCAGCCGGGCGGGTGCGGCTGACTCGGCTTCGGCCGCGGCCTGCCAGCGCTGCTGGATGGACGCGATCGGGAAGGCCGGCAGCGCGAACAAGACGAGCAGCAGGACGAACGGGTGGAGGAGCGCCAAGACGACACCGGTGCCGAGGGCACCCACCAGCGCGGTACTCGCCGAGACGATGCTGTTGAGGGCTTGGCCGAGGATGCCTTGATGCTGCCGCAGGAGCTCGAGGCGCTCCTGGTAGTCGGCGCGCTCGTGATGCTCGAGGCCTGGGAGCGTCGCGGTGAGCTCGGCGATCTCGCGATCGAGGGCGAAACCCACCTGCTCCGCCAACCGGACCCTGATGCCGGTGGCCACGAAACTTGAGACGTAGTGGAGGGCGACGGTGACGAGCAAACCGAGCCCGCCGGCGACGAGTCTGGTGGTGTCGCCTTCGAGCACGCCGTTGGCGACGACGCCG contains the following coding sequences:
- a CDS encoding ABC transporter ATP-binding protein gives rise to the protein MPRRWWRELTFLVRTAIRVDPWRSLGTVLEPLGALMYPLFGWFLGVVANGVLEGDTTRLVAGGLGLLVTVALHYVSSFVATGIRVRLAEQVGFALDREIAELTATLPGLEHHERADYQERLELLRQHQGILGQALNSIVSASTALVGALGTGVVLALLHPFVLLLVLFALPAFPIASIQQRWQAAAEAESAAPARLARHLRHLTTDREAAMEMRVFGLQREILSRLDAAWATARRPLHRATAKETLTGTLRSLSFAIGFALAVGFVLWQATRGAASAGEVITAVIVCQRVQNQVLGPAYSIAGLGRVLRAAGRLLWLKDYAREVTARRRGDQPAPERLSDGIRFEGVSFRYPGTGSWALRDVTLHIPAGSVVALVGENGAGKTTLVKLLSRMYEPTEGRILVDGVDLRDIDPLAWRARLSAAFQDFTRFEFLARQTVGVGDLPRLDDVSAVEAALERAGATDVLPALPTGGDTQLGASWPDGVDLSTGQWQKLALGRALMRDRPLVVFFDEPTASLDAPTEHALFERYAEASRSGTEDGRITVLVSHRFSTVRSADLIVVVDDGRVREWGRHDELMARSGLYAELYSLQANSYR
- a CDS encoding response regulator; protein product: MAESHSTTRSGQIRVFVLDDHEVVRRGVRDLLDAEPDITVVGEAETAQQALARIPALRPNVAVLDVRLPDGDGVSVCRDLRSTMPELACLMLTSFDDEDALLDAIMAGAAGYVLKQIKGADLVTAVRTVASGQSMLDPSATARVMARLRGEKPDEPEPDALAQLTTREREILELIGEGLTNREIGQRLFLAEKTVKNYVSRLLAKLGVERRIQAALLATELSGR
- a CDS encoding GAF domain-containing sensor histidine kinase; this encodes MKSDIGVSERLRHLRLDQLLDELRVRIDAARGTRDRMRGLLEAVLSVGRDLELNDVLHRIVEAAAELVDAQYGALGVLDPAGDRIVSFVFTGLSDEEAAAIGRYPSGHGVLGELIRQQVPLRLDDVRSHPASSGFPPGHPPMRSFLGVPVRVHGKAFGNLYLAEKRGGVPFDEEDEAVLSTLAVAAGVAIDNARLYETVTMRERWLAASGEVTRSLLSGAPRAEVLELIAERALGITTADLALVAMPMGEADALTVELAIGRDADELRGRVVPIGDGLLGEAYSSKAPVTVDDLQQESGATTEGLPLDGFGPALAVPIGTGERVDGVLLLARDTAAQPFLVEHIEPLEHFAGQAAVALELAERRRDSEQIAILEDRDRIARDLHDLAIQRLFATGMTLQSAARLIDHPGAVERVQRAVDDLDETIKIIRSTIFGLRAREQGGDQGLRARAVRAVQDASSVLGFAPSLRLEGLLDTQVSRAVADHTLAVLGEALTNVARHAKASHVDVSLRATAEEVVLTVADDGVGMSPNGRRSGLRNIAQRAEELGGTLELDSAPGQGTRLTWRVPIGG
- a CDS encoding pyridoxamine 5'-phosphate oxidase family protein, with amino-acid sequence MRHRNGIRELDRHECLRRLPSVPIGRIVYTHRALPAVLPVNFSLDDDFAVVIRTAGTSRFARAVDGVVVAFEADAFDTHRHCGWSVVVTGRAFIVTDPVEQERLRRTGPTSWAPTPDDMFVRIEAELVSGREIYPLEPPREGARERLEGGNPLTPSRL